A region from the Halosolutus gelatinilyticus genome encodes:
- a CDS encoding family 16 glycosylhydrolase: MPRLDREASETDDESRAPADSLQRRGFLGAAAAVAGTGFAISTASAAPYAPNEIPGRIQAENYDTGGQGATHYDTTDGNAGGAYRDDHVDIEPSVDGGYNVGWIQPDEWLEYTVDVQSSGTYDLTACVASLESGGQFHVEVDGANATGPVSFGATGDWHAWTTVDAGSVDFSAGEHVIRVYSEAAGWNLDWLEFRADGDDELDGRSWTLTWSDEFDQGSIDDSVWSYDLGNGQAVGVPGWGNEESQYYQRENSWIENNRLVIEAREEHVTDEYGSYDYTSARMKTMDGVNKQYGRIDVRARLPQGQGIWPAIWSLGSTGTWPDSGEIDITELVGHEPSIVHGTVHGPEYLGEGGISGSYTLQNGTFADGFHDFSIVWDPDEITWFVDGEQYHTVTRAEIEGAGNTWVFDKPFYILLNVAVGGEWPGYPDQTTTFPQRMEVEYVRFYDEA; the protein is encoded by the coding sequence CGCTGCAGCGGCGCGGGTTCCTGGGCGCGGCGGCCGCGGTCGCCGGAACCGGATTCGCGATTTCGACCGCGAGTGCAGCCCCCTACGCGCCGAACGAGATTCCCGGCCGCATCCAGGCCGAAAACTACGACACCGGCGGTCAGGGCGCCACGCACTACGACACCACGGACGGCAACGCCGGCGGCGCGTACCGCGACGACCACGTCGATATCGAGCCGTCGGTCGACGGCGGATACAACGTCGGCTGGATCCAGCCCGATGAGTGGCTCGAGTACACCGTCGACGTCCAGTCGTCGGGAACGTACGACCTCACGGCCTGCGTCGCGTCCCTCGAGTCGGGCGGTCAGTTCCACGTCGAGGTGGACGGGGCGAACGCGACGGGACCCGTCAGCTTCGGGGCGACCGGCGACTGGCACGCGTGGACGACGGTCGACGCGGGCAGCGTCGACTTCTCCGCGGGCGAACACGTGATCCGGGTCTACTCGGAGGCCGCCGGGTGGAACCTCGACTGGCTCGAGTTCCGCGCCGACGGCGACGACGAGCTCGACGGTCGGTCTTGGACCCTGACGTGGAGCGACGAGTTCGACCAGGGATCCATCGACGACTCCGTCTGGTCGTACGACCTCGGAAACGGCCAGGCCGTGGGCGTCCCCGGGTGGGGCAACGAAGAATCGCAGTACTACCAGCGCGAGAACTCGTGGATCGAAAATAATCGCCTTGTCATCGAAGCCCGGGAGGAACACGTCACCGACGAGTACGGCAGCTACGACTACACCTCGGCCCGAATGAAGACGATGGACGGCGTGAACAAACAGTACGGCCGCATCGACGTTCGGGCCCGGCTCCCCCAGGGCCAGGGGATCTGGCCCGCGATCTGGTCGCTCGGCAGCACCGGTACGTGGCCGGACAGCGGCGAGATCGACATCACGGAACTCGTCGGCCACGAGCCCTCGATCGTCCACGGCACCGTCCACGGTCCCGAGTATCTGGGCGAGGGTGGCATCAGCGGTAGCTACACCCTCCAGAACGGCACGTTCGCGGACGGCTTCCACGACTTCTCGATCGTCTGGGATCCCGACGAGATCACGTGGTTCGTCGACGGCGAGCAGTACCACACCGTCACCCGCGCCGAGATCGAAGGGGCCGGCAACACGTGGGTCTTCGACAAGCCGTTCTACATCCTCCTGAACGTCGCCGTCGGCGGCGAGTGGCCGGGGTACCCGGACCAGACGACGACGTTCCCCCAGCGCATGGAGGTCGAATACGTCCGGTTCTACGACGAAGCGTAG
- a CDS encoding M28 family metallopeptidase — MDDRGSLVSIERALGRAWTDDRPWNLLTRLTELPHRMGGSPFERQAAELVRDALVDAGVANVRFEEFPMQYWERGTAEFAVLSDVSAVDADSAGTASGGVDRSFEAIALPYSPAGDVEGPLVDVGYGTPEEIDETSVKGAIAVANTTTPPEKRFVHRMEKFGHAVAAGAKAFIFGNHVPGQLPPTGALRFDAEAAIPGVGVSAETYDWLTDYADRGARARLRVDADTREGSSQNVIGTIGADRTRSAGASDEGDADAADEGTDASGGDGEILVVAHYDGHDISEAALDNGCGVATVVGAARILAAIEDDLARPVRIAAVGCEELGLMGAEALADDLDLDSIGAVVNVDGAGRFRNLRALSHGSEFLADLADRVADEAGQPLGRDPDPHPFSDHWPSLRAGVPALQLHSEPPAGRERGRGWGHTGADTRDKVDPRNLREHAILTALLVRGLSTADVPPIDEVDLRERLREQDYEPGMRAAGIWPPAWDDE; from the coding sequence ATGGACGACCGCGGATCACTGGTCAGCATCGAGCGCGCGCTCGGTCGAGCGTGGACCGACGACCGCCCGTGGAACCTCCTGACGCGCCTGACCGAACTCCCCCACAGGATGGGAGGCTCGCCGTTCGAACGGCAGGCGGCGGAACTCGTTCGCGACGCTCTCGTTGACGCGGGGGTCGCGAACGTCCGCTTCGAGGAGTTTCCGATGCAGTATTGGGAGCGGGGAACGGCCGAGTTCGCCGTCCTGAGCGACGTATCTGCGGTGGATGCTGATTCCGCCGGCACAGCGTCCGGAGGCGTCGATAGATCGTTCGAGGCGATCGCGCTGCCCTACTCGCCGGCGGGTGACGTCGAGGGGCCGCTGGTCGACGTCGGCTACGGGACGCCGGAAGAGATCGACGAGACCAGTGTCAAGGGCGCCATCGCGGTCGCGAACACGACGACGCCCCCCGAAAAGCGGTTCGTCCACCGGATGGAGAAGTTCGGCCACGCCGTCGCCGCCGGCGCGAAGGCGTTCATCTTCGGGAACCACGTCCCCGGACAGCTGCCGCCGACGGGCGCGCTGCGGTTCGACGCCGAGGCGGCGATTCCCGGCGTCGGCGTCAGCGCCGAGACCTACGACTGGCTCACCGACTACGCCGATCGCGGCGCGCGCGCGCGGCTTCGCGTCGACGCCGATACCAGGGAGGGATCGAGCCAGAACGTGATCGGGACGATCGGGGCCGATCGAACCCGGAGCGCGGGTGCGAGCGACGAGGGCGACGCTGACGCGGCCGACGAGGGGACCGACGCATCCGGCGGCGACGGAGAAATCCTCGTGGTAGCCCACTACGACGGCCACGACATCTCCGAGGCCGCGCTCGACAACGGCTGCGGGGTCGCGACCGTCGTCGGCGCCGCGCGCATCCTCGCGGCGATCGAGGACGATCTCGCGCGCCCGGTCAGGATCGCCGCCGTCGGCTGCGAGGAACTCGGGCTCATGGGCGCCGAGGCGCTCGCGGATGACCTCGATCTCGACTCGATTGGCGCGGTGGTCAACGTCGACGGCGCCGGACGATTCCGAAACCTGCGAGCGCTCTCGCACGGCTCCGAGTTCCTCGCGGACCTCGCCGACCGCGTCGCCGACGAGGCTGGCCAGCCGCTCGGTCGCGACCCCGACCCGCACCCGTTCAGCGACCACTGGCCGTCCCTCCGAGCCGGCGTGCCCGCGCTGCAACTGCACAGCGAGCCGCCGGCGGGACGCGAGCGCGGCCGCGGCTGGGGGCACACCGGCGCGGACACGCGAGACAAAGTCGACCCGCGGAACCTGCGCGAACACGCGATACTGACGGCGCTGCTCGTACGGGGACTCTCGACGGCCGACGTGCCGCCGATCGACGAGGTCGACCTCCGAGAGCGGCTTCGGGAGCAGGATTACGAGCCGGGAATGCGGGCGGCCGGGATCTGGCCGCCCGCGTGGGACGACGAGTGA
- a CDS encoding undecaprenyl-diphosphate phosphatase, with the protein MKEYIIAVIAGVVQGIVEWLPVSSQGNVALALTVLGVSPEIALQLALFFQVGTTLSAATYYRDDIATVLRSLPRWRPDSAYRGENAVTSYVVVACLLTGLVGIPLYLFAVDLAGRVSGGVFIAAIGVLLLLTGAVQLASESVSAELRNQPTLLDSALVGIAQGVAILPGISRSGVTTSALLFRSYDPAAAFRLSFLLSIPASLGAAALTVVGAGGLPGVSPGAAATALVVSALVGYLTIDALMRVVDRVPFPLVCFGLGALAIVGGGVVAVLV; encoded by the coding sequence ATGAAAGAGTACATCATCGCCGTCATCGCTGGTGTCGTCCAGGGGATCGTCGAGTGGCTGCCGGTTTCGAGCCAGGGAAACGTCGCGCTCGCCCTGACCGTCTTGGGCGTCAGCCCCGAGATCGCCCTCCAACTCGCGCTGTTCTTTCAGGTCGGGACGACGCTCTCCGCGGCGACGTACTACCGCGACGACATCGCGACCGTGCTCCGATCGCTTCCGCGGTGGCGACCGGACAGCGCGTACCGCGGCGAGAACGCGGTCACGTCGTACGTCGTCGTCGCGTGCCTGCTGACCGGGCTGGTCGGAATCCCGCTTTACCTGTTCGCGGTCGATCTCGCGGGGCGAGTGTCCGGCGGCGTCTTCATCGCCGCGATCGGCGTCCTGTTGCTACTCACCGGCGCCGTCCAGCTCGCCTCCGAGTCGGTCTCGGCGGAGCTTCGCAACCAGCCGACCCTGCTCGACTCCGCGCTGGTCGGCATCGCTCAAGGCGTCGCGATCCTGCCCGGGATCTCCCGATCGGGCGTCACGACGAGCGCGCTGTTGTTCCGGAGCTACGATCCGGCCGCCGCGTTTCGGCTGTCGTTCTTGCTCTCGATCCCCGCGAGCCTCGGGGCCGCCGCGCTCACGGTCGTCGGCGCCGGCGGCCTCCCCGGGGTCAGCCCCGGCGCCGCGGCGACGGCATTGGTCGTGAGCGCGCTGGTGGGATACCTGACGATCGACGCCCTGATGCGAGTCGTCGATCGCGTTCCGTTCCCGCTCGTCTGTTTCGGGCTGGGCGCGCTCGCGATCGTGGGCGGGGGCGTCGTCGCCGTCCTCGTCTGA
- a CDS encoding class I SAM-dependent methyltransferase — protein sequence MGQQNRAADCRVTRLIAAAVGLAIVIVGLRTVRSRRNPSACPYHARLALSLPRPFVTRRRLRRALAPQPGEQILEIGPGIGYYTLDVAEWVTPDGTLDVIDIQRKMLARLEQRATEREITNITAQQGDARRLPYDDDSFDAAYLVTVLGEVPDQDAALRELSRVVKPGGRVVVGETLPDPHMVPFDSLRDRVANAGFEYDRRFGWAGGYVARFRVSS from the coding sequence ATGGGTCAGCAAAACCGGGCAGCGGATTGTCGAGTCACGCGGCTGATCGCTGCGGCTGTGGGTCTCGCAATCGTCATCGTTGGTCTCCGCACGGTTCGATCTCGTCGCAATCCATCAGCCTGCCCATATCACGCACGATTGGCTCTCTCATTGCCGCGTCCGTTCGTAACGCGGCGCCGACTTCGACGAGCGCTCGCACCACAGCCCGGCGAACAGATTCTTGAGATCGGACCAGGAATCGGGTACTATACCCTTGATGTTGCAGAGTGGGTCACTCCCGATGGAACGCTCGACGTAATCGACATCCAACGAAAAATGCTTGCTCGTCTTGAACAGCGGGCAACCGAACGGGAGATCACGAATATCACCGCCCAACAGGGTGACGCACGACGCCTGCCATACGACGATGACTCATTCGATGCTGCTTATTTGGTGACCGTGCTCGGCGAGGTTCCGGATCAAGACGCGGCACTACGCGAACTCTCTCGAGTGGTGAAACCTGGTGGTCGCGTGGTTGTTGGTGAAACGCTCCCAGACCCGCACATGGTTCCATTTGACTCACTTCGTGATCGCGTCGCAAATGCTGGGTTCGAATATGATCGCCGATTTGGCTGGGCTGGTGGCTACGTCGCCCGCTTTCGTGTTTCATCCTGA